One stretch of Candidatus Zixiibacteriota bacterium DNA includes these proteins:
- a CDS encoding PspC domain-containing protein: MDKRLYRSNESRMIAGVCGGLGEYFEIDPTIIRLIVVAAALAAGGGLVAYILAWIIIPPRRA, from the coding sequence ATGGACAAGAGACTTTATCGTTCAAATGAAAGCCGCATGATCGCAGGCGTATGTGGCGGTCTGGGTGAATACTTCGAGATCGATCCGACGATCATTCGACTAATCGTGGTCGCTGCCGCGCTGGCGGCCGGTGGCGGATTGGTCGCCTATATCTTAGCCTGGATAATCATCCCCCCGCGAAGGGCATGA
- a CDS encoding SLC13 family permease: protein MSGNFKQRFGLIGVPMLAAAVWTLCDLDPANPNVTRMAAVAVLMAGWWITEAIPIPATALLPVALFPLLGVMKGREVAGAYFNHVIFLFIGGFIMALAMQRWNLHRRIALRILLLIGAGPRRIVLGFMVATAFLSMWISNTATTMMMVPIALAVIIKLKESTEGVGMNRFSTGLLISIAYAASIGGIATLIGTPPNLSFTRIFNIYFPNAPEISFAGWFMFGLPCSLVFLLIAWLLITSFFIKRSEVGATDAGLFKQELKRLGSMSFEEKIVMALFVLMTLLWLFRKSIDIGGLTIPGWSAILPEPGYIDDGTIAIVIALLMFVIPARTTRGQRLMNWETAKKLHWGIVLLFGGGFALAGGFKASGLSVWVAAQMTSLDSVSPFYLVASTCATLTFLTELTSNTATTEMVLPLLGSLAVAIKTNPLLLMIPATLSASCAFMLPVATPPNAIVFGSGEVKMSDMVRIGIIMNLIGVVLITLLVYLLGPVVFEINLTRMPNWATAG, encoded by the coding sequence ATGAGCGGCAACTTCAAACAAAGATTCGGACTAATCGGCGTGCCGATGTTGGCTGCGGCAGTCTGGACACTGTGCGATCTGGACCCAGCCAACCCGAACGTGACTCGCATGGCCGCAGTGGCTGTTTTGATGGCCGGCTGGTGGATCACCGAGGCTATCCCCATCCCGGCTACAGCCCTGTTACCGGTGGCGCTCTTTCCACTGTTGGGTGTCATGAAAGGCCGGGAGGTAGCCGGTGCCTACTTCAATCATGTAATCTTTCTTTTCATCGGTGGCTTCATCATGGCCCTGGCTATGCAGCGCTGGAACCTGCATCGACGTATCGCGCTCAGGATACTGCTCCTGATCGGCGCCGGACCGCGCAGGATCGTGCTGGGCTTTATGGTTGCAACCGCGTTTCTGTCGATGTGGATTTCCAACACCGCTACAACTATGATGATGGTACCGATCGCGCTGGCCGTTATCATCAAACTCAAGGAGTCCACGGAAGGCGTCGGTATGAACCGCTTCTCGACCGGACTGCTGATCAGCATTGCCTACGCCGCCTCGATCGGTGGTATTGCAACACTCATCGGTACGCCACCCAATCTGTCATTCACCCGAATCTTCAATATATATTTCCCCAACGCTCCGGAGATATCGTTCGCCGGATGGTTTATGTTCGGTCTCCCGTGCAGCCTGGTGTTTTTGCTGATCGCATGGTTGTTGATTACATCGTTCTTCATAAAGCGCAGCGAGGTTGGAGCGACCGATGCCGGCTTGTTCAAACAAGAGCTGAAACGGTTAGGCTCCATGTCCTTCGAAGAAAAAATCGTGATGGCTCTGTTCGTACTGATGACCCTCCTTTGGTTGTTCAGAAAGAGCATTGACATCGGCGGACTCACCATACCCGGATGGTCGGCCATCTTGCCGGAGCCGGGATACATCGACGATGGAACGATTGCCATAGTGATTGCGCTGCTCATGTTTGTCATTCCGGCACGGACCACGCGCGGTCAGCGCTTGATGAACTGGGAAACAGCAAAAAAACTGCACTGGGGTATAGTGCTTCTTTTCGGTGGTGGTTTCGCCCTGGCCGGGGGTTTCAAAGCATCCGGCCTGTCGGTTTGGGTAGCCGCCCAGATGACATCGCTCGATAGCGTGTCGCCGTTTTACCTGGTGGCCTCAACTTGCGCCACCCTCACTTTTCTGACCGAGCTGACTTCCAACACTGCCACCACCGAGATGGTCTTGCCGTTGTTGGGTTCACTGGCCGTGGCCATCAAAACCAACCCACTGCTTCTGATGATACCGGCGACGTTGTCGGCGTCGTGCGCTTTCATGCTACCCGTCGCCACGCCGCCCAACGCCATAGTTTTCGGAAGTGGCGAAGTAAAAATGAGCGATATGGTTCGCATCGGTATAATAATGAACTTGATAGGGGTCGTGCTTATCACATTGCTGGTCTATTTGTTAGGTCCGGTTGTTTTCGAGATCAATCTGACCCGGATGCCGAACTGGGCGACAGCAGGGTAG
- a CDS encoding DMT family transporter: protein MKNSVQTTDGAPTLGYVFALTSAVGAGLATVIGKWNLEAIPVLLMNGCIFTTATVALSVGWLPFAGFKKAFVLTRQGWFWVAMFTVTSLLAVWAHWAGVQRMDPTLAAFVNRAEVPIVIVLGVIFLKERFSRWETLGLLLSIVGIVVMNLTLRIEYTTGFWLALLGALLFGMTEFVSKIAVRHVPPVTLAYLRNLFMAPIYWLMFAATGASLEGLDRVWPGVLALGLVGPILGRMMYVLALRRMELSKVAVISQSQPVYVVLIALFVLGQLPSVRETVGGIFLVAGCILMVFACSRRTRNHS from the coding sequence TTGAAAAACAGTGTGCAAACAACCGACGGCGCCCCTACCCTCGGCTATGTGTTCGCGTTGACGTCGGCGGTGGGGGCGGGGTTGGCGACAGTAATCGGGAAGTGGAACCTGGAAGCTATTCCGGTGCTGCTGATGAATGGTTGTATCTTCACCACTGCCACCGTCGCGCTGTCGGTCGGATGGTTGCCGTTCGCAGGCTTTAAGAAAGCGTTCGTGCTCACTCGACAGGGATGGTTCTGGGTGGCCATGTTCACAGTTACGTCGTTATTGGCGGTATGGGCGCATTGGGCCGGGGTGCAACGGATGGATCCAACCCTGGCCGCCTTCGTTAATCGCGCCGAAGTGCCAATCGTAATCGTACTGGGCGTCATTTTTCTCAAAGAACGGTTCAGCCGCTGGGAAACGCTGGGGCTTTTGCTTTCGATTGTCGGTATTGTCGTCATGAATCTCACCCTGCGCATTGAATACACTACAGGTTTCTGGTTGGCGCTGTTGGGAGCGTTACTGTTTGGCATGACCGAATTCGTGTCGAAGATAGCTGTCCGTCATGTGCCGCCGGTCACGTTGGCCTACCTGCGCAATCTGTTTATGGCGCCTATCTACTGGCTGATGTTCGCAGCCACTGGCGCCAGTCTGGAGGGACTCGACCGGGTGTGGCCCGGTGTGTTGGCGTTGGGGTTGGTGGGACCGATCCTGGGGCGCATGATGTACGTGTTGGCCTTGCGCCGCATGGAGCTTTCCAAAGTGGCCGTGATCAGCCAGAGCCAACCGGTCTATGTGGTACTGATCGCACTGTTCGTACTGGGACAGCTACCCTCGGTGCGCGAAACAGTTGGCGGCATTTTTCTTGTCGCCGGGTGTATCCTCATGGTGTTCGCGTGCTCACGTCGCACCAGGAACCATTCCTGA